A region from the Anomaloglossus baeobatrachus isolate aAnoBae1 chromosome 11, aAnoBae1.hap1, whole genome shotgun sequence genome encodes:
- the RPS19 gene encoding small ribosomal subunit protein eS19, whose translation MPGVTVKDVNQQEFVRALAAFLKKSGKLKVPEWVDTVKLAKHKELAPYDENWFYTRAASTVRHLYLRGGAGVGSMTKIYGGRQRNGVMPSHFSRGSKSVARRVLQSLEGLKMVEKDPNGGRRLTPQGQRDLDRIAGQVAAANKKH comes from the exons ATGCCCGGAGTCACCGTGAAAGACGTGAACCAGCAGGAGTTCGTCAGAGCCCTGGCTGCTTTCCTCAAAAA gtctggtaAACTCAAGGTTCCCGAATGGGTGGACACAGTGAAACTGGCGAAACACAAGGAGCTGGCACCGTACGATGAGAACTGGTTCTACACCCGCGCTG CCTCCACAGTCCGGCACTTGTACCTCCGTGGTGGTGCTGGTGTAGGCTCCATGACAAAGATCTATGGCGGGCGCCAGCGCAACGGTGTAATGCCAAGTCACTTCAGCCGCGGTTCAAAGAGCGTCGCCAGGAGGGTACTGCAGTCACTGGAGGGCCTGAAAATGGTGGAGAAGGACCCCAATGG AGGTCGCAGACTAACTCCCCAAGGACAGAGAGACTTGGACAGAATTGCTGGCCAG GTCGCAGCAGCCAACAAGAAACATTAA